A segment of the Mycobacterium intracellulare ATCC 13950 genome:
GCGCCCAGACACGAAAGCCGGCAGTCACGAGCTGACGGCGATCGTCAACGTTGGCGATGACGCCTGGATCCACGGACTGCGAGTCTGCCCCGATTTGGACACCTGCATGTACACCTTAGGTGGAGGTGTCGACCCGGAGCGAGGGTGGGGGCACCGCGACGAAACCTGGCACGCCAAAGAGGAATTGGCGCGCTACGGGGTGCAGCCGGACTGGTTCGGACTCGGCGACCGCGACCTGGGCACCCACCTGGTGCGCACCCAGATGCTCAACGCCGGCTACCCGCTGTCACAGATCACCACGGCGCTGTGCGACCGCTGGCAACCGGGCGCGCGGCTGCTGCCCGTCACCGACGACCGCTGCGAGACGCACGTGGTGATAACCGATCCCGACGACGGCGGCCGGCGGGCCATCCACTTCCAGGAATGGTGGGTGCGCTACCGCGCCCAGGTGCCCACCCACAGCTTCGCGTTCGTCGGCGCCGAAAAAGCAGCCGCCACAACCGAAGCCACAGCGGCCATCGCCGAGGCCGACGTCATCCTGCTGGCCCCGTCGAATCCGGTGGTGAGCGTCGGCGCCATCCTGGCGGTCCCCGGCGTTCGCGGCGCGCTGCGGGCGTCCAAGGCCCCGGTCGTCGGCTACTCGCCGATCATCGGTGGAAAGCCGTTGCGCGGCATGGCCGATGCCTGCCTGTCGGTGATCGGCGTCGAGTCCACCGCCGAGGCCGTCGGCCGCCACTACGGCGCGCGTCGGGGCACCGGCATCCTGGATGGCTGGCTGGTGAGTGAAGGCGACGGCGCCGACATCGAGGGCGTCGCGGTGCGCTCGGTGCCGCTGGTGATGACCGACCCCGAGGCGACCGCCGCGATGGTCCGCGCCGGGCTGGAGCTGGCGGGGGTGGCGCCGTGACCCCCTCCCCCGGCGAGCACGGCACCGCCGCCGCGATCGAGATCCTGCCCGTCGCCGGGCTGCCCGAATTCCGGCCGGGCGACGATCTGGGCGCGGCCGTCGCCGCGGCCGCGCCGTGGCTGCGCGACGGCGACGTCGTGGTGGTCACCAGCAAGGCGGTGTCCAAATGCGAGGGCCGGCTGGTGCCGGCGCCCCGCGACCCGGAGGAGCGCGATCGGCTGCGGCGCAAGCTGGTCGACGACGAGGCCGTTCGGGTGCTGGCCCGCAAGGGCAAGACCTTGATCACCGAGAGCCGGATCGGGCTGGTGCAGGCCGCCGCGGGCGTGGACGGCTCCAACGTCGGGCGCGACGAGCTGGCCCTGCTGCCCGTCGACCCGGACGCCAGCGCCGCCACGCTGCGCGCCGCGCTGCGCGAGCGGCTCGGCGTCGAGGTCGCCGTCGTCATCACCGACACCATGGGCCGCGCCTGGCGCAACGGCCAGACCGACGCGGCGGTGGGCGCCGCGGGACTGGCTGTGCTGCACGGCTATTCGGGGGCGCTCGACCAGCACGGCAACGAGTTGCTGGTCACCGAGGTCGCGATCGCCGACGAGATCGCCGCGGCCGCCGACCTGGTCAAGGGCAAACTGACCGCGATGCCGGTGGCGGTGGTGCGCGGCCTGTCCGTGACCGACGACGGCTCGACGGCGCGGGACTTGTTGCGGCCCGGCACCGAAGACCTGTTCTGGCTCGGCACGGCCGAGGCGATCGACATGGGCCGCCGCGAGGCGCAGCTGCTGCGCCGATCGGTGCGGCGGTTCAGCGCCGAGCCGGTCCCGGCCGATCTGGTGGAGGCGGCCGTCGCCGAGGCCCTCACCGCGCCGGCCCCCCACCACACCCGCCCGGTGCGGTTCGTCTGGCTGCAGCACCCGGGCACCCGCGCCCGGCTGCTGGACCGCATGAAGGACAAGTGGCGCAGCGACCTCGCCGGCGACGGCAGGCCCGCCGACGCCATCGAGCGCCGGGTGGCGCGCGGCCAGATCCTCTACGACGCGCCCGAAGTCGTCATCCCGATCCTGGTTCCCGACGGCGCCCACTCCTATCCGGACGCCGCCCGCACCGACGCCGAGCACACCATGTTCACCGTGGCCGTCGGGGCGGCCGTGCAGGCCCTGCTGGTCGCGCTGGCGGTGCGCGGGCTGGGCAGCTGCTGGATCGGGTCGACGATCTTCGCCGCCGACCTGGTGCGCGCCGAACTCGACCTGCCCGCCGACTGGGAGCCGTTGGGCGCCATCGCCATCGGCTACGCCGCCGAGCCCGCCGGCCCGCGCGACGCCGCGGATCCCGGGGACCTGCTGATCCGCAAGTGAGCCGTCGTTTTTCCGAGATACTAAGCCCATGAACTTCGCGGGCAAGGCGGCGGCCTCGGCCGACAAGGTCCGCGGCGGCTACTACACCCCGGCGCCGGTGGCGCGCTTTTTGGCCCGCTGGGTTCGCGAGGCCGGCCCCAACATCGTCGAACCCTCCTGCGGTGACGGCGCGATCCTGCGCGAGCTGGCCGCGCTCAGCGACCGGGCCCACGGCGTCGAGCTGATCGCGCGCGAGGCGGCCAAGGCCCGCCGGTTCGCGCCCGTCGACACCGACAGCCTGTTCACCTGGATGGCGCGCGCCGCCGAAGCCGGCGCCGGCGGCTGGGACGGGGTCGCCGGCAATCCGCCCTACATCCGGTTCGGCAACTGGGCGTCGCAGCACCGCGACCCGGCCCTGGAGCTGATGCGCCGCGAGGGGCTGCGCCCGACCAGGCTGACCAACGCGTGGGTGCCGTTCGTCGTGGCCGCCACACTGCTGGTGCGCGACGGCGGGCGGGTGGGCCTGGTGCTGCCGGCCGAGCTGCTGCAGGTCTCCTACGCCGCGCCGCTGCGCGACTTTCTGGTGAGCCGATTCCGCGACATCACGCTGCTGACCTTCCAGCGCCTGGTGTTCGACGGCATCCTGCAAGAGGTCGTGCTGTTCTGCGGCGTAAGGGACACGGGCGGGTCCGGCCCCGCCCGCATCCGGACCGTGCACCTACGGGACGCCGACGCGCTGGCGCGGGCGGACCTCGAGGCCGGATGGGCGCCCGCGCTGCTGCACGAAAACGAGAAGTGGACCAAGTACTTTCTGGACCCCGCCGCGATCCGGCTGCTGCGCGCGCTCAAGGGCTCCGGCGCCCTGCTCCCGCTCGGGTCCGTCGCCGAGGTCGACGTCGGCATCGTGACCGGGCGCAACGCGTTCTTCACCCTGACCGACGCCCAGGCGGCGGAGCTGGGTTTGCGGCCGCACTGCGTCCCGCTGGTCTCGCGCAGCGCCCAGCTGTCCGGGCTGGTCTACGACACCGATTGCCGGGCAAGCGATCTCGCGGCCGGGCACCGCGGCTGGCTGCTCAACGCGCCACGCGAGCCGGCCGATCCCGCGTTGATCGCCCACATCCGCGCCGGGGAAGCCGCCGGCGTGCACCGCGGCTACAAGTGCTCGATCCGCACACCCTGGTGGCGGACGCCGTCGCTGTGGGCGCCGGATCTGTTCCTGCTGCGCCAGATTCACCGGGCGCCGCGGCTGACCGTCAACGGCGTGGGCGCGGTGAGCACCGACACCGTGCATCGGGTGCGCCTGCCCGGTGAGGACCCCGTCGACCCGGCGGCGCTGGCCGCGGTGTTCCACAACAGCGTGACGTTCGCCTTCGCCGAGATCATGGGCCGCAGCTACGGCGGGGGCGTGCTAGAGCTCGAACCCCGCGAGGCCGAGCACCTGCCCATCCCCGCGCCGGCACACGCCGATCCCGACCTCGCCGTCGATGTGGACCTGCTGTTGAAGGCGGGCGAGATCGACAAGGCGCTCGACCTCGTCGACCGTCGCGTGCTGATCGACGGGCTGGGACTGCCGGCCGAGGCGGTGGCGGACTGCCGCCGGGCGTGGGCATCGCTGGCCGATCGCAGGAAACGGCGGCGCACCCGGTGAGCCTGCGGGAGTCGGTGATCGCGACCCTGTCCGGCTGGGAACCCCCCGACGCGGGCCAGGATTCGTTGCGGCACGCCGTCTTGGCGTTCGTCGCGGCCCGCGACGACGCGTGCCGCCGCGAGTGTGTGCCGGGGCATGTCACCGCGTCGGCGCTGGTGCTCGATGACGCCGGCGACCGGGTGCTGCTGACGTTGCACCGCCGCCTGGGCCGGTGGGTGCAGCTGGGCGGCCATTGCGACGACGACGACGCCGACATCGTCGCCGCGGCGTTGCGCGAGGCCACCGAGGAGTCCGGGGTCGACGGGCTGCGGATCGAGCCCGAATTGGCGGCCGTGCACGTGCACCCGGTGGTGTGCTCGCTGGGCGTGCCGACCCGGCATCTGGATTTGCAGTTCGTGGCGCACGCGCCGGCCGGCGCGCGGATCGCGATCAGCGACGAGTCGGAGGACCTGCGCTGGTGGCCCGCCGACGAGTTGCCGGAGGGCACCGATCACGCGCTGGCGTACCTGGTGTCGCGGGCGCTCCGTCGAGCGCCCGGCTAGCCGCACATTCGCAGCCGAGTGCCCGGCTAGCCGGGCACTCGTCGGGAACGGCCTTCAGACGTCGGACGAGTAGCGGATCCCGCCGTCGGGAATCGAGACACCGGGCCACACCCGGGCGCCGCGCAGCAGTTCGCACCGCGCGCCGATGTCGGCGCCGTCGCCGATCACCCCGTCGCGGATCAGCGCCCGCGGGCCGATGCGCGCGCCGAACCCGATGATCGAGCGCTCGATGACGCTGCCCGCCTCGACCTTGGCCCCGTCGAAGACCACCGCGCCGTCCAGCCGGACGCCGGGCCCGATCTCGGCGCCGCGCCCCACCACGGTCCCGCCGATCAGCACCGCGCCCGGCGACACCGCCGCGCCGTCGTGCACCAGCTGCTCGCCGCGGTGGCCGTGCAGGGCGGGAGACGGCGCGATGCCGCGCACCAGATCCGCCGATCCCCGGACGAAGTCTTCCGGGGTGCCCATGTCGCGCCAGTAGCTGGCGTCGACGTAGCCGCAGACCTTGACGCCGGGATCGGAAAGCAGCGCGGGGAACACCTCGCGCTCCACCGAAACCTCACGGCCGCGCGGGATCCGGTCGATCACGCGGCGCGAGAACACGTAGCAGCCGGCGTTGATCTGGTCGGTCGGCGGATCCTGCGTCTTCTCCAGGAAGGCGGTGACCCGGCCGTCCTCGGTGCTCACGCAGCCGAAGGCCCGCGGGTCGCCCACCCGCACCAGGTGCAGGGTGACGTCGGATTCCTGGGCCCGGTGGAAGTCGAGCATCTGGCCCAAATCGGCGCCGGAGAGCACGTCGCCGTTGAACACCATGGCGGTGTCGTGCCGCAGGTGGCCGGCGACGTTGGCGATGCCGCCGCCGGTGCCCAGCGGGCTCTCCTCGGTGACGTATTCGATCTGCAGGCCCAGCTTCGAGCCGTCACCGAACTCCGCCTCGAAGACGCCGGCCCGATACGACGTGCTCAAGATGACGTGCTCGATGCCCGCCGCGGCGACCCGCGACAGCAGATGGGTGAGGAACGGCAGTCCGGCGGTAGGCAGCATGGGCTTGGGCGCCGACAGCGTCAGCGGCCGCAGCCGGGTGCCCTTGCCGCCGACCAGGATCACGACGTCGACTTGCGGAGTTCCCACCTCAGTGTCGCCCTTCTACCAGTTTCGCCCGGCCCGACGCGCGCACCGCGCTGCGCACCATCAGGCGGGAACGTACCGCCAACGAGGCGCGCAGCGCCCAGCGCAGCGGCGCGCGCAACCAACCGGCATGCCGGTCGGCCAGAAACATATACGTGCTCTTGTGATGGGCGGCGAGGTGGCTGGCCGGGTCCCCGCCCGTGGAGTGGCCCTTGTGGTGCAGGACTTCCGCCGACGGCACGTAGACGGACAGCCAGCCCGCCTTGCCGAGCCGGTCGCCGAGGTCGACGTCCTCCATATACATGAAGTAGCGCTCGTCGAACCCGCCGATCTGGCCGAACGCCGACCGCCGCACCAGCAGGCACGACCCCGACAGCCAGCCCACCGGGCGCTCGCTGGGCTCCAGCCGCTCCTGGCGGTACGCCGCCGACCACGGGTTGGTTTTCCAGAACGGCCCGACGACCGCGTGCATGCCGCCGCGGATCAGGCTGGGCAGGTGCCGCGCCGACGGATACACCGAGCCGTCGGGATCGCGGACCAGCGGGCCCAGCGCACCGGCGCGCGGCCAGCGCGAAGCGGCGTCCAGCAGGGCGTCGATGCTGCCCGGTCCCCACTGCACGTCCGGGTTGGCCACGATCACCCACTCGTCGTCGCGGTCCAGCTGCGCGACGGCGCGATTCACCGCGGTGCCGTAGCCGAGGTTGGCTCCGGTGTGAAACAGCCGCACGTTGGGATAGCGATCGACCGCCGCCTGCGGGGTGCCGTCGGT
Coding sequences within it:
- a CDS encoding NUDIX hydrolase, yielding MSLRESVIATLSGWEPPDAGQDSLRHAVLAFVAARDDACRRECVPGHVTASALVLDDAGDRVLLTLHRRLGRWVQLGGHCDDDDADIVAAALREATEESGVDGLRIEPELAAVHVHPVVCSLGVPTRHLDLQFVAHAPAGARIAISDESEDLRWWPADELPEGTDHALAYLVSRALRRAPG
- a CDS encoding glycosyltransferase family 2 protein, giving the protein MTDVLPVVTVTYSPGPHLERFLASLSLATEREVCVLLADNGSTDGTPQAAVDRYPNVRLFHTGANLGYGTAVNRAVAQLDRDDEWVIVANPDVQWGPGSIDALLDAASRWPRAGALGPLVRDPDGSVYPSARHLPSLIRGGMHAVVGPFWKTNPWSAAYRQERLEPSERPVGWLSGSCLLVRRSAFGQIGGFDERYFMYMEDVDLGDRLGKAGWLSVYVPSAEVLHHKGHSTGGDPASHLAAHHKSTYMFLADRHAGWLRAPLRWALRASLAVRSRLMVRSAVRASGRAKLVEGRH
- the cofD gene encoding 2-phospho-L-lactate transferase — translated: MKVTVLVGGVGGARFLLGIQQLFGLGQFHTQGRPDTKAGSHELTAIVNVGDDAWIHGLRVCPDLDTCMYTLGGGVDPERGWGHRDETWHAKEELARYGVQPDWFGLGDRDLGTHLVRTQMLNAGYPLSQITTALCDRWQPGARLLPVTDDRCETHVVITDPDDGGRRAIHFQEWWVRYRAQVPTHSFAFVGAEKAAATTEATAAIAEADVILLAPSNPVVSVGAILAVPGVRGALRASKAPVVGYSPIIGGKPLRGMADACLSVIGVESTAEAVGRHYGARRGTGILDGWLVSEGDGADIEGVAVRSVPLVMTDPEATAAMVRAGLELAGVAP
- a CDS encoding coenzyme F420-0:L-glutamate ligase codes for the protein MTPSPGEHGTAAAIEILPVAGLPEFRPGDDLGAAVAAAAPWLRDGDVVVVTSKAVSKCEGRLVPAPRDPEERDRLRRKLVDDEAVRVLARKGKTLITESRIGLVQAAAGVDGSNVGRDELALLPVDPDASAATLRAALRERLGVEVAVVITDTMGRAWRNGQTDAAVGAAGLAVLHGYSGALDQHGNELLVTEVAIADEIAAAADLVKGKLTAMPVAVVRGLSVTDDGSTARDLLRPGTEDLFWLGTAEAIDMGRREAQLLRRSVRRFSAEPVPADLVEAAVAEALTAPAPHHTRPVRFVWLQHPGTRARLLDRMKDKWRSDLAGDGRPADAIERRVARGQILYDAPEVVIPILVPDGAHSYPDAARTDAEHTMFTVAVGAAVQALLVALAVRGLGSCWIGSTIFAADLVRAELDLPADWEPLGAIAIGYAAEPAGPRDAADPGDLLIRK
- a CDS encoding Eco57I restriction-modification methylase domain-containing protein — translated: MNFAGKAAASADKVRGGYYTPAPVARFLARWVREAGPNIVEPSCGDGAILRELAALSDRAHGVELIAREAAKARRFAPVDTDSLFTWMARAAEAGAGGWDGVAGNPPYIRFGNWASQHRDPALELMRREGLRPTRLTNAWVPFVVAATLLVRDGGRVGLVLPAELLQVSYAAPLRDFLVSRFRDITLLTFQRLVFDGILQEVVLFCGVRDTGGSGPARIRTVHLRDADALARADLEAGWAPALLHENEKWTKYFLDPAAIRLLRALKGSGALLPLGSVAEVDVGIVTGRNAFFTLTDAQAAELGLRPHCVPLVSRSAQLSGLVYDTDCRASDLAAGHRGWLLNAPREPADPALIAHIRAGEAAGVHRGYKCSIRTPWWRTPSLWAPDLFLLRQIHRAPRLTVNGVGAVSTDTVHRVRLPGEDPVDPAALAAVFHNSVTFAFAEIMGRSYGGGVLELEPREAEHLPIPAPAHADPDLAVDVDLLLKAGEIDKALDLVDRRVLIDGLGLPAEAVADCRRAWASLADRRKRRRTR
- the manB gene encoding mannose-1-phosphate guanylyltransferase — translated: MGTPQVDVVILVGGKGTRLRPLTLSAPKPMLPTAGLPFLTHLLSRVAAAGIEHVILSTSYRAGVFEAEFGDGSKLGLQIEYVTEESPLGTGGGIANVAGHLRHDTAMVFNGDVLSGADLGQMLDFHRAQESDVTLHLVRVGDPRAFGCVSTEDGRVTAFLEKTQDPPTDQINAGCYVFSRRVIDRIPRGREVSVEREVFPALLSDPGVKVCGYVDASYWRDMGTPEDFVRGSADLVRGIAPSPALHGHRGEQLVHDGAAVSPGAVLIGGTVVGRGAEIGPGVRLDGAVVFDGAKVEAGSVIERSIIGFGARIGPRALIRDGVIGDGADIGARCELLRGARVWPGVSIPDGGIRYSSDV